A single genomic interval of Mycobacterium sp. DL592 harbors:
- a CDS encoding 3-oxoacyl-ACP reductase: MDLSQRLKDKVAVVTGGASGIGLAAVKRLRAEGAIVVIGDVDPKTGQSVADELNVTFVQVDVSDQGAVDRLFDTAFETHGGVDIAFNNAGISPPDDDLIENTGIDAWDRVQDVNLKSVFFCCKAALRHMVPAQKGSIINTASFVAVMGSATSQISYTASKGGVLAMSRELGVQYARQGIRVNALCPGPVNTPLLQELFAKDPERAARRLVHVPMGRFAEPEELAAAVAFLASDDSSFITGSTFLVDGGISGHYVTPL; the protein is encoded by the coding sequence ATGGATCTGTCCCAGCGTCTCAAGGACAAGGTCGCCGTCGTCACGGGCGGCGCGAGCGGCATCGGCCTGGCGGCCGTCAAACGGTTGCGGGCCGAAGGCGCGATCGTCGTCATCGGCGACGTCGACCCGAAGACCGGTCAGTCTGTTGCCGACGAGCTGAACGTCACCTTCGTCCAGGTGGACGTCTCGGATCAGGGTGCGGTCGATCGGCTGTTCGACACCGCTTTCGAGACCCACGGCGGCGTCGACATCGCCTTCAACAACGCAGGTATCAGCCCGCCCGATGACGACCTCATCGAGAACACCGGCATCGACGCCTGGGACCGGGTTCAGGACGTCAACCTCAAGTCGGTCTTCTTCTGCTGCAAGGCGGCGCTGCGGCACATGGTGCCGGCGCAGAAGGGGTCCATCATCAACACCGCGTCGTTCGTCGCGGTGATGGGCTCGGCCACCAGCCAGATCTCCTACACAGCGTCCAAGGGCGGCGTGCTGGCGATGTCCCGCGAGCTCGGAGTTCAGTACGCGCGCCAGGGAATTCGGGTCAACGCGCTGTGCCCCGGCCCGGTCAACACCCCGCTGCTGCAGGAGCTGTTCGCCAAGGATCCCGAGCGGGCCGCGCGCCGGCTGGTACACGTACCGATGGGCCGGTTCGCCGAGCCGGAGGAGCTGGCCGCTGCGGTGGCCTTCCTGGCCAGTGACGACTCGTCGTTCATCACCGGGTCGACGTTCCTGGTCGACGGCGGTATCAGCGGCCACTACGTAACTCCGCTGTAG
- a CDS encoding aldehyde dehydrogenase, which translates to MTSTELINPATEQVLRSVELTDVAGVDDAVARAKAAQKAWAAKAPAERAAALRSFAAAVDAHVGELAALEVANSGHPIGAAEWEAGHVRDVLQFYSASPERLSGKQIPVAGGLDVTFNEPMGVIGVITPWNFPMPIAVWGFAPALAAGNAVVLKPAEWTPLTSIRLGELALQAGLPEGLFQVLPGKGSVVGERFISHPDIRKIVFTGSTEVGTKVMAGAASQVKRVTLELGGKSANIVFDDCDLQKAAATAPYGVFDNAGQDCCARSRILVQRSVFDKFMEMLEPAVKGLVVGDPAARDTEMGPLVSRKHFESVAAYVPDNAPVAFRGSAPSGPGYWFPPTVLTPARTDRTVTEEIFGPVVTVLPFEDEADAIALANDTEYGLSGSIWTDNLSRALRVSRAVEAGNLSVNSHSSVRYNTPFGGFKQSGLGRELGPDAPLHFTETKNVFFAVEEN; encoded by the coding sequence GTGACCTCCACCGAGCTGATCAATCCCGCCACCGAGCAGGTGTTGCGCAGCGTCGAACTGACCGACGTCGCCGGTGTCGACGACGCCGTCGCGCGGGCCAAGGCCGCGCAGAAAGCTTGGGCCGCCAAGGCGCCCGCCGAGCGCGCTGCCGCGCTGCGGTCCTTCGCCGCGGCCGTCGACGCGCACGTCGGCGAACTGGCCGCCCTCGAGGTCGCCAACTCCGGGCACCCGATCGGGGCCGCGGAGTGGGAGGCCGGCCATGTGCGCGACGTGCTGCAGTTCTACTCGGCGTCACCGGAGCGGTTGTCCGGCAAGCAGATTCCGGTGGCCGGCGGCCTCGACGTCACCTTCAACGAGCCGATGGGCGTCATCGGTGTGATCACACCGTGGAACTTTCCGATGCCGATCGCGGTGTGGGGGTTCGCCCCGGCGCTGGCAGCAGGCAACGCGGTTGTGCTCAAGCCCGCCGAATGGACGCCGCTGACCTCGATTCGGCTCGGTGAACTCGCACTGCAGGCCGGACTGCCCGAGGGCCTGTTTCAGGTGCTGCCGGGCAAGGGATCGGTGGTCGGCGAGCGGTTCATCAGCCACCCCGACATCCGCAAGATCGTCTTCACCGGCTCCACCGAGGTCGGCACCAAGGTGATGGCCGGGGCCGCGTCCCAGGTCAAACGGGTGACACTCGAACTCGGCGGCAAGAGCGCCAACATCGTCTTCGACGATTGCGACCTGCAGAAGGCGGCGGCCACCGCGCCCTACGGGGTGTTCGACAACGCCGGCCAGGACTGCTGCGCGCGTAGCCGGATCCTGGTGCAGCGCAGCGTGTTCGACAAGTTCATGGAAATGCTCGAACCCGCCGTCAAGGGCCTGGTGGTCGGCGACCCGGCCGCCCGCGACACCGAGATGGGTCCGCTGGTGTCGCGCAAGCACTTCGAGTCGGTGGCCGCCTACGTGCCTGACAACGCCCCGGTGGCATTCCGCGGCTCGGCGCCGAGCGGCCCCGGGTACTGGTTCCCGCCGACCGTGCTCACCCCGGCGCGCACCGACCGCACCGTGACCGAGGAGATCTTCGGTCCGGTCGTCACGGTGCTGCCGTTCGAGGACGAGGCCGACGCCATCGCGCTGGCCAACGACACCGAATACGGTCTGTCCGGCTCGATCTGGACCGACAACCTGTCCCGGGCGCTGCGGGTGTCGCGCGCCGTCGAGGCAGGCAACCTCAGCGTGAATTCGCACTCGTCGGTGCGGTACAACACCCCCTTCGGGGGGTTCAAGCAGTCCGGGCTCGGTCGTGAACTCGGACCCGACGCCCCGCTGCACTTCACGGAAACCAAGAACGTCTTTTTCGCGGTAGAGGAGAACTAG
- a CDS encoding gamma-glutamyl-gamma-aminobutyrate hydrolase family protein, with product MSDSDHGSAARHRPVVGLTTYLQQAQTGVWDVHASFLPGIYLEGVTLAGGIATLLPPQPVDAGITDQVLNRIDGLIITGGKDVDPAAYGHDPHPTTDQPDRHRDAWEFALIDGALRRRMPVLGICRGAQVLNVALGGTLHQHLPDILGHTRHQQGNAVFSTSTVRTVEGSKLAALIGETSDAQCYHHQAIDRLGDGLVVSARDDDGVIEAVEMPGHDFVLAVQWHPEETLDDLRVFAGLVDAARVYTTERAEL from the coding sequence TTGAGCGACTCTGACCACGGTTCGGCTGCCCGGCACCGCCCCGTGGTGGGCCTGACCACCTACCTCCAGCAGGCGCAGACCGGGGTGTGGGATGTGCACGCCAGTTTCCTGCCGGGTATCTACCTCGAGGGCGTCACGCTGGCCGGCGGTATCGCGACGCTGCTGCCGCCCCAGCCTGTCGACGCCGGTATCACCGACCAGGTGCTCAACCGCATCGACGGGCTGATCATTACCGGCGGCAAGGACGTCGACCCCGCCGCGTACGGCCACGACCCGCACCCGACCACCGACCAGCCCGATCGGCACCGTGACGCCTGGGAGTTCGCCCTGATCGACGGTGCGCTGCGGCGCCGCATGCCGGTGCTCGGCATCTGCCGCGGTGCCCAGGTGCTCAACGTCGCCCTCGGCGGCACGCTGCATCAGCACCTGCCCGACATCCTCGGCCATACCCGCCATCAGCAGGGCAACGCGGTGTTCTCCACCTCGACGGTGCGCACCGTCGAAGGCAGTAAGCTCGCCGCGCTGATCGGGGAGACCTCCGATGCGCAGTGCTATCACCATCAGGCCATCGACCGCCTCGGCGACGGGCTGGTGGTGAGCGCCCGGGACGACGACGGCGTGATCGAGGCGGTCGAAATGCCAGGCCATGATTTCGTTCTCGCGGTGCAGTGGCATCCCGAAGAGACGCTGGACGACCTGCGGGTGTTCGCCGGACTGGTGGACGCCGCGCGGGTGTATACGACCGAAAGGGCTGAGCTGTGA
- a CDS encoding glutamine synthetase family protein, producing MTPGSGARRSGLLTHTELDQLVAAGEIDTVIVAFADMQGRLTGKRVAARLFVEEVAAHGAECCNYLLAVDVDMNTVDGYAMSSWESGYGDMVMSPDFATLRLLPWLPGTALVMADLSFVGGAPVAPAPRTILSTQLDRLAQRGLEAFVGTELEFMVFDDTYRDAWAAGYRGLKKSTDYNVDYAIHASTRMEPLLRDIRVGMDGAGMYCEGVKGECNFGQQEIAFRYDGALVTCDNHTIYKNGAKEIADQHGKSLTFMAKFDEREGNSCHIHISLRGADGSPVFADKNDPLGMSAMFRSFIAGQLATLRELTLFYAPNINSYKRFVEGSFAPTAIAWGLDNRTCALRVVGQGHSMRMECRAPGGDVNQYLAVAALVAGGLYGIDNALELPDACVGNAYTSGAQKLPTTLAEAAELFEGSAVAREAFGDEVVEHYLNNARVELAAFNSAVTDWERVRGFERL from the coding sequence GTGACGCCTGGTAGTGGTGCCCGCCGGTCCGGGCTGTTGACTCACACCGAATTGGATCAGCTGGTGGCGGCCGGTGAGATCGACACCGTGATCGTCGCCTTCGCCGACATGCAGGGCCGGCTGACCGGCAAGCGGGTGGCGGCCCGGCTGTTCGTCGAGGAGGTCGCCGCGCACGGCGCCGAATGCTGCAACTACCTGCTCGCCGTCGACGTCGACATGAACACCGTCGACGGCTACGCCATGTCGAGCTGGGAGTCGGGCTACGGCGACATGGTGATGAGCCCCGACTTCGCCACCCTTCGGCTGCTGCCGTGGTTGCCGGGGACCGCCCTGGTGATGGCCGACCTGTCGTTCGTCGGTGGTGCGCCGGTGGCCCCGGCGCCACGGACCATCCTCTCGACTCAGCTCGACCGATTGGCACAGCGCGGCCTGGAGGCGTTCGTCGGCACCGAACTGGAATTCATGGTGTTCGACGACACCTACCGCGACGCCTGGGCGGCCGGCTACCGCGGGCTGAAGAAGTCCACCGACTACAACGTCGACTACGCCATCCACGCCTCCACCCGGATGGAGCCGCTGCTGCGCGACATCCGGGTCGGTATGGACGGTGCGGGGATGTACTGCGAAGGAGTCAAGGGGGAGTGCAACTTCGGCCAGCAGGAGATCGCGTTCCGCTACGACGGTGCACTGGTCACCTGTGACAACCACACGATCTACAAGAACGGCGCGAAAGAGATCGCCGACCAGCATGGCAAGAGCCTGACCTTCATGGCGAAGTTCGACGAGCGCGAAGGCAACAGCTGCCACATCCACATCTCGCTGCGCGGCGCCGACGGCAGCCCGGTGTTCGCCGACAAGAACGATCCGCTGGGGATGTCGGCGATGTTTCGCAGCTTCATCGCCGGCCAGCTGGCCACCCTGCGCGAGCTGACCCTGTTCTACGCACCGAACATCAACTCCTACAAGCGTTTTGTCGAGGGCAGCTTCGCCCCGACCGCGATCGCGTGGGGTCTGGACAACCGCACCTGCGCGCTGCGGGTGGTCGGTCAGGGCCATTCCATGCGGATGGAGTGTCGCGCCCCCGGTGGTGACGTCAACCAGTACCTGGCGGTCGCCGCACTGGTGGCCGGCGGCCTCTACGGCATCGATAACGCGCTGGAACTACCGGACGCGTGCGTCGGCAACGCGTATACCAGTGGCGCGCAGAAACTTCCGACCACCCTGGCCGAGGCCGCCGAACTCTTCGAAGGCTCGGCGGTGGCGCGCGAAGCCTTCGGCGACGAGGTCGTCGAGCACTACCTCAACAACGCCCGCGTCGAGCTGGCGGCGTTCAACTCCGCGGTGACCGACTGGGAGAGGGTGCGCGGCTTTGAGCGACTCTGA
- a CDS encoding amino acid permease, which yields MPEGHEILDEDERHLASLGYSQELHRSWSGFSNFAISFSIISILAGCFTSFGLGWNNGGPAAIAWGWPILSVFILFIGLCMSELVSAFPTSGGIYWWAAKLGGPKAGYYTGWLNLVGLIAILASVAYGSATFLDLTLGTFSESWLAGYSLQRTFIIFLVILVVVAVINIFSSHLLAVINNISVWWHVIGAAAVIVILWAIPEQHASFSTVFATTVNNTGFFGGSTSGFGFLLFVLPMSAILTQYTITGYDASAHLSEETKSAADGAAKGIWRSIFYSAIGGWILLLTFLFAVQDVDGVTKGGGAVATIFAQAMDSKWVAIVLLISTAGQLFCTTACQTSSSRMLFAFSRDRAVPGHQLWSKVNAKKVPANAVIVTAAIAAIITLPALVEVDINGAPVPIAFFAVVSIGVVGLYLCFAVPIYYRWKAGDSFPLGKWNLRGHHKWMAPLALIEIVVTSIIAMFPTSISGAPWDASFEWKFVNYTPLLVGGVLILLWIYWHASVKNWFTGPIKQVDISGEELEGVS from the coding sequence GTGCCAGAGGGTCACGAAATACTCGACGAGGACGAACGACACCTCGCCAGCCTTGGTTACTCCCAGGAGCTGCATCGGTCCTGGTCCGGATTTTCCAACTTCGCCATCTCGTTCTCGATCATCTCGATCCTGGCGGGCTGCTTCACCTCGTTCGGCCTCGGCTGGAACAACGGCGGGCCGGCGGCCATCGCCTGGGGCTGGCCGATCCTGTCAGTCTTCATCCTGTTCATCGGGTTGTGTATGTCCGAGCTGGTGTCGGCGTTCCCGACATCGGGCGGAATCTATTGGTGGGCAGCCAAACTCGGCGGACCTAAGGCCGGGTACTACACCGGCTGGCTGAACCTGGTCGGGCTGATCGCCATCCTGGCGTCGGTGGCCTACGGGTCGGCGACGTTCCTGGACCTGACACTGGGCACGTTCAGCGAGAGCTGGCTGGCAGGCTACAGCCTGCAGCGCACCTTCATCATCTTCCTGGTGATCCTGGTGGTGGTCGCGGTGATCAACATCTTCTCCAGCCACCTGCTGGCCGTCATCAACAACATCTCGGTGTGGTGGCACGTCATCGGTGCCGCCGCCGTCATCGTGATCCTGTGGGCCATCCCCGAGCAGCACGCCAGCTTCTCGACGGTCTTCGCCACCACGGTCAACAACACCGGCTTCTTCGGCGGTTCGACCTCCGGCTTCGGCTTCCTGCTGTTCGTGCTGCCGATGTCGGCGATCCTGACCCAGTACACGATCACCGGCTACGACGCCTCGGCGCACCTGTCCGAGGAAACCAAGAGCGCCGCCGACGGTGCCGCCAAGGGCATCTGGCGGTCGATCTTCTACTCGGCGATCGGCGGCTGGATCCTGCTGCTGACCTTCTTGTTCGCCGTGCAGGACGTCGACGGCGTGACGAAGGGCGGCGGCGCCGTCGCCACGATCTTCGCCCAGGCGATGGACTCCAAGTGGGTCGCGATCGTCTTGCTGATCTCGACGGCCGGCCAGCTGTTCTGCACCACGGCGTGCCAGACCAGTTCCTCACGCATGCTGTTCGCCTTCAGCCGCGACCGCGCGGTGCCCGGCCACCAGTTGTGGTCGAAGGTCAACGCCAAGAAGGTGCCGGCCAACGCCGTCATCGTCACTGCGGCGATCGCGGCGATCATCACGCTGCCCGCACTGGTCGAGGTGGACATCAACGGTGCACCGGTGCCGATCGCGTTCTTCGCGGTCGTCTCCATCGGCGTTGTAGGTCTGTACCTGTGCTTCGCGGTGCCGATCTACTACCGGTGGAAAGCCGGCGATTCGTTCCCGCTGGGCAAGTGGAACCTGCGCGGCCACCACAAGTGGATGGCGCCGCTGGCCCTGATCGAGATCGTCGTCACCTCGATCATCGCGATGTTCCCGACCTCCATCAGCGGTGCGCCGTGGGATGCCAGCTTCGAATGGAAGTTCGTCAACTACACCCCGCTTCTGGTCGGTGGCGTGTTGATCCTGCTGTGGATCTACTGGCATGCGTCGGTGAAGAACTGGTTCACCGGACCGATCAAGCAGGTGGACATCAGCGGCGAGGAACTGGAGGGGGTTTCCTAG